The sequence below is a genomic window from Armatimonadota bacterium.
CCCACGTCGCCTGCCACGCCTTCTTGCGCGCCAGCGCATACGACAGGTACAAAATCGCGCCGACCTTCATAAATTCCGCCGGCTGGAGGTTGATCGTGTCCGTTCCGAGCCATCGCTTCGCGCCGTTCTTCGACACACCAACGACCTCGACAAGGATCAAACCCAAAAAGGCCACGCCCATCCAAACCAAAGCTCGTTTCGATAGCTTTTGCGGGTTAGCACGACGGACCAGGAAGAACGCACCGACGCCCACGCCAAGCATGATCGCTTGCATCAAGAAGGGTCGCGGCAAAAGCCCTTGGCCAATGCGCATACTCTGCACATAGCCCGAGTCCAGAATGAACACGAGCCCCAAAATGCTCGATGCCAGGGCTAGCCAAAACAGACTGGTGTCTGCCGACTTCGTTTGAATCCGTTCGCTTCTCATGCCGTCCAATCCATGACGTATGTACGAAAGACGTCGCCACGGTGTCGGAAGTCTCGGAATTGGTCCATGCTCGCGCATCCTGGTGCGAGCATGACGATTTCACCATCCTTGGCTTCATTCGTTGCGGCGTCAAACGCCTCTTTCATGGTACACCAAACGGGGTAATTCCCACCCAGTTCGCGGTTAATTTGTTCGGCATCCCGACCAAATAGGTACACCCCGCCGGGACGTTCGGCGAAGAACTCACGCAGGTTCGCAAAGCTCAAATCCTTGTTCACTCCGCCCGCCAGCACGCGCACCGGAACGTCGATCGACTCCAGCGAAGCCCGAACCGCCGCCGGATTGGTGCACATCGAATTGTTGATGAACCGAATCCCACCCTTTTCCGCCACGAATTCCATTCGGTTCGCAAGCCCCGGAAACTCCTTCAGCGCCCGAATAGCAAGTTCCATCTCCGCGTCGTCCAAGAACGGCCTCGCCAGCGTCAGGGCAATTGAGATATTGACCAGATTGTGCCTGCCCAAAATGCGAAACTCCGAAGCTGGAATCTCGCCCGATCCTGCGATAAACGCCCCGTAGGGCACCGAATCCCGACACTCGTCCGGCAAAATCCGCTTCCGCCTTGCCAGTGACTCGAACGACTGGTTGTCGTCCGTGGTCACCGCGACATCGCTCGGCATCTGGTTACGAAAAATCTTGTACTTCGTCTCGACGTACTGCTCGAACGAGTCGTACCGGTCCAAGTGGTCGGGCGAAAGCGACACAATCGCGGCCGCTCGGGGGCGAAACGTCGGAATCCACTCAAGCTGAAACGAAGAGACCTCCGCCACCAAAATCTGATCCTCGGTCGAGTGGAGCGCCGCGCTCGTC
It includes:
- the murD gene encoding UDP-N-acetylmuramoyl-L-alanine--D-glutamate ligase; translated protein: MHFVHCPRFARRGPRTGSKRPEDREALPKKWKCLGVCEHVSVAIFGLGRSGLAVAEALQALGKEAVVYDETPRERIAKPELIELAEKTGARLVLGEPFPLNLDTDYVVVNPAIDHRHAALQSLSQSGTEVISEVEFAYRISKAPVIAITGTNGKSTTTAMTVVALRAAGKDAILCGNIFGSGLDEQPLTSAALHSTEDQILVAEVSSFQLEWIPTFRPRAAAIVSLSPDHLDRYDSFEQYVETKYKIFRNQMPSDVAVTTDDNQSFESLARRKRILPDECRDSVPYGAFIAGSGEIPASEFRILGRHNLVNISIALTLARPFLDDAEMELAIRALKEFPGLANRMEFVAEKGGIRFINNSMCTNPAAVRASLESIDVPVRVLAGGVNKDLSFANLREFFAERPGGVYLFGRDAEQINRELGGNYPVWCTMKEAFDAATNEAKDGEIVMLAPGCASMDQFRDFRHRGDVFRTYVMDWTA